A segment of the Alkalicoccobacillus plakortidis genome:
AATAAAGGTAGCTCGAGTTGAGAAGTCGTTAACACAGGAGCAGCTTGCTGCGGCTGTTAAGGTAACAAGACAGACAATCGGATTAATTGAAAAAGGTCAATATAATCCAAGCTTGCAACTGTGTGTGGCAATTGCAAAAAAGCTGGATAAAACACTAGATCAATTATTTTGGGAGGTAGAATAGATGAGATCTTGGGTTTCTTTTTTATTGCCAAATGATGAATATAAACGAGAGCAAATTCTATATTTTTTAACAGAAGGCGCATTTGTACTAATACTTTATTTAGTGGGAATTTTATTAGTAGGAGATTTGCTTCCGATCCTCTTAACACCTCAACTAGTTGCTCTTATTGGCTTAGGATTATACTGCTTGTATACAACTCTACGGTATACATTCTCAGGAATTGAATTTACGGACATCGCCCGACATGAGGACTACCAGAAGCAAGTAAAAGTGATTTCAGTTAGATCGATTGGTTTTTTATTTACTTTTTTACTTTTGTCATTTCTATTTATGAATAACAGTGATTGGTTAAGTAGTAGCATATTAGCTCTTATTGCATCAATGTTCTTGTTTACACTAAATTATCTGTCTCTTAGAAGATCTTATCGAAAAAATAAAGAAATCTTAGATTAAATTTTGGGTTTGACTCTCACGTTACGTGATAGCTTATTGTTGGTTTTGAGGGAGGTGAGTCAGATGTTGAAGATAAAAGAGGTAGCTAATTTGGTAGGTATAAGTGTGCGCACACTTCACCACTATGATGAGATTGGGTTACTCAGTCCGGATGAAGTGACCGAATCAGGTTATCGCTTGTATTCACAGAACAATATTGATGACTTACAGCACATTCTCTTTTATAGAG
Coding sequences within it:
- a CDS encoding helix-turn-helix transcriptional regulator translates to MQNRIKVARVEKSLTQEQLAAAVKVTRQTIGLIEKGQYNPSLQLCVAIAKKLDKTLDQLFWEVE